The Verrucomicrobium spinosum DSM 4136 = JCM 18804 genome includes a region encoding these proteins:
- a CDS encoding sensor histidine kinase, with protein MNAALRERDSFPPTVRWGKGGTRRTATLVVAGAAWGLALFSLPCHAGILEWLSPELAHMERERADLEQQLPSLPAAPAVHPSERIGWHSVYLGSPDTEQWVDLRLGRPQVVDAVVLIAPPPGGATTKAGYGFPKRFRVEAIVAEDAQDGTDDDGPVVLADYTRQDFPNPGNLPVWIPVGGRMIRELRITATRLYTEGGRSFVALGEVMVMQGKRNLGPELEAVGPDRVKARSSQGTRPDWGRINLVDGHTVLGPPLGRRESPALGFRSKPASESLGLTRPWVMVDLGEVVPVDEVRLFPAHPPAFAHSPGYGFPVRYHLELRLDQTELPEYLAPPQSGSYTAPPGDNVVTLVGEGRRARFVRLNVDEPHVSNGSAVFALAELQVWSGGQNVALGRPVTSSDSTEVEGWEKGALVDGYASVADIVDWPDWLEGLSKRRELEQQLAALAVLRGSIVQRWQRAGLLILGGLAAAAVLAMVGWNLRQRQLRRSEMEALRERISQDLHDEIGSSLGSIALISQDALAMAPDDDLRRELQEIRDTAQQTLDSMRDIVRLAQSGVYGQGDLTAHLREIADRMLRGIPHEWTSDPTVDRAFNALPMNQRRDLVLMFKETLHNIMRHSRATNVQIHLNRENSMVEVSVRDNGCGFASTAQKAGSSANGSGMGLSNLQRRAAKHGGRTIIDSTPGQGTHIRLRLPLS; from the coding sequence ATGAACGCTGCTCTACGCGAACGAGATTCCTTCCCTCCAACCGTCCGGTGGGGGAAGGGGGGGACGCGCAGGACGGCGACCTTGGTCGTGGCCGGGGCTGCATGGGGGCTGGCTCTGTTCTCCCTCCCGTGCCACGCCGGTATTTTGGAGTGGTTAAGCCCGGAGCTCGCCCACATGGAGCGGGAGCGCGCGGACCTGGAGCAGCAGCTTCCCAGCCTCCCTGCTGCGCCTGCTGTGCATCCGTCCGAGCGGATCGGGTGGCACAGCGTTTATTTAGGCTCGCCCGACACGGAGCAGTGGGTGGATCTCCGGCTGGGCCGGCCACAGGTTGTCGATGCTGTGGTGCTGATTGCTCCTCCACCTGGCGGTGCGACGACGAAAGCGGGCTATGGCTTTCCCAAGCGTTTCCGCGTGGAGGCGATTGTGGCAGAGGATGCGCAAGACGGCACCGATGACGATGGTCCTGTGGTACTGGCGGACTACACGCGGCAAGATTTCCCCAATCCCGGCAATCTGCCAGTATGGATCCCGGTGGGGGGGAGGATGATCAGGGAGCTTCGCATCACGGCGACCCGCCTGTACACTGAGGGCGGGCGCAGTTTTGTAGCGCTGGGGGAGGTGATGGTGATGCAGGGGAAGAGAAACCTCGGGCCGGAACTGGAGGCCGTGGGGCCAGACCGGGTAAAGGCCCGTAGCAGCCAGGGCACGCGGCCCGACTGGGGGAGGATCAATCTGGTGGATGGGCACACGGTGCTGGGGCCACCGCTGGGGCGCCGCGAAAGCCCGGCGTTGGGATTCCGCAGCAAGCCAGCCAGTGAGAGTCTCGGGCTCACGCGACCGTGGGTCATGGTGGACCTGGGTGAAGTGGTGCCCGTGGATGAGGTGAGGCTGTTTCCTGCGCATCCGCCAGCCTTTGCCCACAGCCCCGGGTATGGTTTTCCGGTGCGTTATCACCTGGAACTCCGGCTGGATCAGACGGAGCTGCCGGAGTATCTGGCACCCCCGCAGTCCGGCAGCTACACGGCACCTCCCGGGGATAATGTGGTGACCCTCGTCGGGGAAGGTCGGCGCGCCCGGTTCGTCCGGCTGAATGTGGATGAGCCTCACGTCAGCAACGGCAGTGCCGTCTTTGCCCTTGCGGAACTGCAAGTGTGGTCTGGTGGGCAGAATGTGGCGCTAGGCAGGCCGGTGACTTCCTCTGACTCCACAGAAGTGGAAGGCTGGGAAAAAGGGGCGCTGGTGGATGGCTATGCCAGCGTGGCCGACATTGTGGACTGGCCCGACTGGCTGGAGGGCCTTTCAAAGCGTCGGGAACTGGAGCAGCAACTGGCGGCGCTGGCTGTGCTGCGTGGTAGCATCGTCCAGCGCTGGCAGCGGGCGGGCTTGCTGATTCTGGGTGGATTGGCTGCGGCAGCCGTGCTCGCCATGGTGGGTTGGAATTTGCGCCAGCGTCAGCTGCGGCGGTCGGAAATGGAGGCCCTGCGGGAACGAATTTCCCAGGACCTGCATGACGAGATCGGCAGCAGCCTCGGCAGCATTGCCCTGATCAGCCAGGACGCTCTGGCCATGGCACCGGATGATGATCTCAGGCGGGAGTTGCAGGAAATACGGGATACCGCCCAGCAGACGCTGGACTCCATGCGGGATATTGTGCGGCTGGCCCAGAGCGGGGTCTATGGGCAGGGAGACCTGACTGCGCATCTGCGGGAGATCGCGGACCGCATGCTGCGTGGCATTCCGCATGAGTGGACGTCCGACCCAACAGTGGACCGGGCCTTCAACGCGCTGCCGATGAACCAGCGGCGGGACCTGGTGCTGATGTTCAAGGAGACCTTGCACAACATCATGCGCCACTCCCGCGCGACAAACGTCCAAATCCACTTGAACCGCGAGAACTCCATGGTCGAGGTCTCGGTCCGGGACAACGGGTGCGGGTTTGCCTCCACAGCGCAAAAGGCAGGATCATCGGCCAATGGCAGCGGCATGGGACTGTCCAATCTGCAGCGGCGCGCTGCCAAACACGGCGGGCGTACCATCATTGATTCCACTCCCGGACAGGGCACCCACATTCGCCTCCGGCTCCCACTTTCCTAG
- a CDS encoding DUF1552 domain-containing protein, translating to MSHILTYRRRLSRRHLLRGAGACLALPFLEAMGQGIPGQTSVQRFVCVANPFGMIQDAFFPAETGLNAALPESLQPLEEVRGRFTVFSHLDHGLNGGHSGTHAFLSGVRSSEAAGMPDGNITLDQYCAEQVAGASRFPVLNTSAGSNNGGGVELSWTRSGVMVPSIQKVSQVFQMLFVDDPAEKAAQRTARYQQQGSILDTIQEQARLMNSRLSHGDKEKLDQYFTSIREVEKTLQQERDWVSRPRPKVEMKEPKNGTVTQQLPILFDLIALALQTDSTRVATIEIPGAFDTGAVGIEAKGYHAYSHHGKDPTLMAGMRKVERYQMTQLARFITKLSDLGLLDSTQVLFGSGMGDGSAHTNRNLPILVAGGGYRHQTHVRMPEEEGRKVPLSNLYLTMAQRFGRDAERFGYSTGTMNGVI from the coding sequence ATGAGCCACATCCTGACTTACCGCCGACGTCTCTCCCGCCGCCATCTGCTCCGCGGGGCGGGGGCCTGCCTCGCCCTGCCGTTTCTGGAGGCCATGGGTCAGGGGATCCCAGGTCAGACCAGCGTGCAACGCTTCGTCTGCGTGGCCAACCCATTCGGCATGATTCAGGACGCCTTCTTCCCTGCAGAAACGGGGTTGAACGCCGCCCTGCCAGAGAGCCTCCAGCCCCTGGAGGAGGTGCGGGGGAGGTTCACAGTCTTTTCCCATCTGGACCACGGACTGAACGGAGGCCACTCCGGGACCCATGCGTTTCTCTCTGGAGTGAGATCCTCCGAGGCCGCAGGCATGCCGGACGGGAACATCACGCTGGACCAGTACTGTGCCGAGCAGGTGGCAGGGGCCAGCCGCTTCCCCGTGCTGAACACCTCTGCGGGTAGCAACAATGGCGGCGGTGTCGAGCTCTCATGGACACGCTCTGGAGTGATGGTGCCCTCCATCCAAAAGGTGAGCCAGGTTTTTCAGATGCTCTTTGTGGATGATCCTGCCGAGAAGGCGGCCCAGCGCACCGCCCGGTATCAGCAGCAGGGTTCCATTCTCGACACCATTCAGGAACAGGCCCGGCTGATGAACAGCCGGCTGAGTCACGGCGACAAGGAGAAGCTCGACCAGTATTTCACCTCGATCCGTGAAGTGGAAAAGACCCTCCAGCAGGAGCGGGACTGGGTCTCCCGTCCACGTCCCAAGGTGGAGATGAAAGAGCCCAAAAATGGCACGGTGACGCAGCAGCTCCCGATTCTGTTCGACCTCATTGCCCTGGCCCTGCAAACCGATTCCACACGAGTGGCCACCATCGAGATTCCCGGTGCCTTCGACACAGGGGCAGTGGGCATCGAGGCCAAGGGATACCACGCCTACTCTCACCATGGCAAGGACCCCACGCTGATGGCGGGGATGCGGAAGGTGGAGCGCTACCAGATGACCCAGCTCGCCCGATTCATCACCAAGCTCTCTGACCTCGGCCTGCTGGACAGCACTCAGGTGCTCTTTGGCAGCGGCATGGGAGACGGCAGCGCTCATACCAATCGCAATCTGCCCATCCTGGTGGCCGGAGGAGGATATCGCCACCAGACTCATGTGAGGATGCCGGAGGAGGAAGGCAGGAAGGTGCCGCTGAGCAACCTCTACCTCACGATGGCGCAGCGCTTTGGCCGGGATGCGGAGCGCTTTGGCTACAGCACAGGCACGATGAATGGCGTGATCTGA
- a CDS encoding DUF1592 domain-containing protein, translated as MTPAAALASLLFPIVSSSLVGAGPDLGTFVSERCLDCHDDSTKKGGFSMEHLDATITPANAKDWLKVLQQIERQNMPPADKDQPPREERHTVVQTLEDKLVAHARGQVTAVGSAAHRPATLRRLNRTEYRLTIRDLLHLDVSSFDPSREFPEDTRVHGFASNGEKLVTSSFLLRQYLESAEQIVTRAVQFRAQPKVQQWHLVPPFDRTTRGFAYAENAYYQKTLRQCPPHQSLTERMRGLPQMGYAPVDELRAGVPESGWYQIRIRAEAKHRYADLDPKDPALDLRKQKFPSLWDPSEPIRLGIYTGTLEGIDPENKEALDTAATGYQSGQRQLAVWDLPDDQATWLECRVWMDRGQFPRLGFPNGPSDSNNRLRNYFKANFERLLNAEQRARYEQDKSNDWNLFMWFESPRIQVSHIEVTGPLHDTWPPESHQAIFGSAPYRKESAAEVLKHFSSKAWRRPVADTEVAPLLALVMQAEQSGMSAEAAIQEGVKAILCAPEFLYREEKASQLTGYELASRLSYFLWSSMPDEPLMKLARSGEIARPEVLRREALRLLADPRSEAFVEEFLNGWLDLRKLGTMAPDVHKFATYYDNDLEPAMRMETRLYFRQLLHTNGPATRLLDSDYTLVNLDLARLYGMSPEVVSKNLATAVPGLTPQELVPDGAGHAPSLGFTQVKLTDRRRGGVLGHASVLTLTANGVDTSPVIRGVWLLENILGATPSPPPPNVPAIEPDIRGAKTIRDQLMKHQASGSCRSCHRQIDPPGFALENFDAIGRWRGHYLNNKTALPVDASGQFGSTHFNDVTGFKAELLNRRDQFARCLVEKLFIHALGRDLEVTDRPAIRRIVEGTAEADFPLREIILQCVKSEIFRQK; from the coding sequence ATGACGCCGGCCGCCGCTCTCGCATCACTGTTATTTCCCATAGTCTCCAGTTCCCTCGTCGGTGCGGGCCCTGACTTGGGGACCTTCGTCTCGGAACGCTGTCTTGACTGTCATGATGACTCCACGAAGAAGGGCGGTTTCAGCATGGAGCATCTGGACGCCACCATCACCCCGGCCAATGCCAAAGACTGGCTGAAGGTCCTGCAGCAGATCGAGCGACAGAACATGCCGCCAGCGGACAAAGACCAGCCCCCTCGTGAGGAGCGGCACACCGTGGTGCAGACGCTGGAGGACAAGCTCGTGGCTCACGCCCGGGGCCAGGTCACGGCGGTGGGGAGTGCCGCCCACCGGCCCGCCACCCTGCGCCGCCTGAACCGTACCGAGTACCGGCTCACGATTCGAGATCTGCTGCACCTGGACGTGAGCAGCTTTGACCCCAGCCGTGAGTTTCCAGAGGACACCCGGGTTCATGGCTTCGCCAGCAACGGGGAGAAGCTCGTCACCTCCAGCTTCCTGCTGCGGCAGTATCTGGAATCCGCAGAGCAGATTGTGACCCGGGCCGTGCAGTTCCGCGCGCAGCCGAAGGTGCAGCAATGGCACCTGGTGCCGCCCTTTGACCGCACCACGCGAGGCTTCGCCTACGCAGAGAACGCGTACTATCAGAAGACGCTGCGCCAGTGTCCCCCTCACCAGTCACTCACAGAGCGGATGCGTGGGCTTCCCCAGATGGGCTATGCGCCAGTGGATGAACTGCGCGCCGGAGTCCCGGAGAGTGGCTGGTACCAGATCCGCATCCGCGCCGAGGCGAAGCACCGCTATGCCGACCTGGATCCCAAGGATCCCGCCCTGGATTTGAGGAAACAAAAGTTCCCCTCTCTCTGGGATCCTTCCGAGCCCATCCGGTTGGGCATCTACACCGGCACGCTGGAGGGCATTGACCCCGAGAATAAAGAGGCGCTGGACACGGCCGCGACGGGCTACCAGTCGGGCCAGCGCCAGCTCGCCGTCTGGGATCTGCCCGATGATCAGGCCACGTGGTTGGAATGTCGCGTGTGGATGGATCGTGGGCAGTTCCCCCGCCTGGGCTTCCCCAATGGTCCCAGCGACAGCAACAACCGGCTGCGCAACTATTTCAAAGCGAACTTTGAGCGGCTGCTAAATGCAGAGCAACGGGCCAGGTACGAGCAGGACAAGTCCAATGACTGGAACCTCTTCATGTGGTTCGAGTCACCACGCATCCAGGTCTCCCACATAGAGGTTACTGGCCCTCTGCACGACACCTGGCCACCGGAGAGCCATCAGGCCATCTTCGGCAGCGCCCCCTATCGCAAAGAGTCTGCGGCGGAAGTATTGAAACACTTCTCCTCCAAGGCATGGCGGCGGCCGGTGGCAGATACCGAGGTGGCTCCTCTCCTCGCGCTCGTGATGCAGGCAGAGCAATCCGGCATGAGTGCAGAGGCAGCCATCCAGGAGGGCGTCAAGGCCATCCTTTGTGCGCCGGAGTTCCTCTATCGCGAGGAAAAGGCGTCTCAGCTCACGGGCTACGAGCTCGCCTCGCGTTTGTCCTATTTCTTGTGGTCTTCCATGCCGGATGAGCCCCTGATGAAGCTTGCCAGAAGCGGGGAAATTGCCCGGCCAGAAGTGCTGCGCCGGGAGGCTCTGCGGCTGCTGGCCGATCCTCGCTCAGAGGCCTTCGTGGAGGAGTTCCTCAACGGATGGCTGGACCTGCGCAAGCTCGGCACCATGGCCCCAGACGTGCACAAGTTTGCCACCTACTATGACAATGACCTCGAACCCGCCATGCGGATGGAGACGCGCCTCTATTTCCGCCAGCTCCTTCACACGAACGGCCCCGCCACCCGTCTGCTGGACTCTGACTACACGCTGGTGAACCTGGACCTGGCCCGGCTCTACGGGATGAGCCCGGAAGTTGTCTCAAAGAACCTTGCTACCGCAGTGCCGGGACTGACGCCCCAGGAGCTGGTCCCTGACGGGGCCGGGCACGCACCATCGCTCGGCTTCACGCAGGTAAAGCTCACCGATCGCCGCCGTGGCGGGGTGCTGGGCCATGCCAGTGTGCTCACGCTCACCGCGAATGGGGTGGACACCTCGCCCGTCATCCGCGGAGTCTGGCTGTTGGAAAACATCCTGGGGGCCACACCATCACCTCCCCCGCCCAATGTACCCGCCATTGAGCCGGACATCCGCGGGGCGAAGACGATCCGGGACCAGCTCATGAAGCACCAGGCCAGCGGGAGCTGCCGCAGCTGCCATCGCCAGATTGATCCGCCGGGCTTTGCCCTGGAGAACTTCGACGCCATCGGCCGCTGGCGGGGGCATTACCTCAACAACAAGACCGCTCTGCCGGTGGATGCGAGCGGTCAGTTCGGCAGCACGCATTTTAACGACGTCACCGGGTTCAAGGCGGAGCTGCTCAACCGACGTGACCAGTTCGCCCGCTGTCTGGTAGAGAAGCTCTTCATTCACGCGCTGGGCCGCGATCTGGAAGTCACGGACCGCCCGGCCATCCGTCGTATCGTGGAGGGCACGGCAGAGGCCGATTTCCCTCTTCGTGAGATCATCCTCCAGTGCGTGAAGAGCGAGATCTTCCGCCAGAAGTGA
- a CDS encoding DUF1592 domain-containing protein: MISSPSRPIFPFPLPLPVLGMAALLAAGSCPSLWSAESTAAAGTGTPAGLDDVVRPFFQQHCNACHGEKKQKADLRTDTLLINARSPKTMGHWEEIMNRINSGDMPPDDEPRPAPAEVAKVAEWIVGQLREAEAQNQASGAERVSFRKLSRREYANSVRDLLGVNFDVKGPSGLPEDPDWHGFERIGPVLTLSPAHVEKHLAAAEAVLDEALSLRPEPKRDVIRWMPFDMRWKGFAKEYEARGIADQVRIEIVPNNYTTDTWPLEVKTTGDYLLRVKLSGLRPEGGRAPRLKVYMSSVDKTLLEQDVDAPENSPITVEARVHLIAGKYPIRLINSVPGPNPEARRSRHSGTANAFTTTKSRVPWQMKLTDDDYKPIQPTLIIDSVEWDGPIVESWPTPAHQRAFFRGSDVPEQDKDIPYAREILARFAEKAWRRPVQPGEIDRFLKPVEKAQQLGEGFESAVRGGLVAILCSKSFLYLEEGNASHGSPRLTDWELASRLSYFLWSSMPDDRLLNQARSGKLHEPEVLRAEVRRMLADPKAAEFSDSFPRQWLLLRKVGMFPPDKVLYPEYDENLEQSMVAETVGFFGEVLKKNDSLRAFLDSDWTMLNERLAAHYGIPGVRGDKVQRVSLKPEDHRGGLLTQGAILSLSSDGTRHRPVHRGVWVLESIIGKPPPPPPANVPALTTPAAGEKKVTVREKLEQHRADPNCTACHNKIDPLGVAFDNYDAIGRWRTVETVRDGTGADPQLDPSGALPDGRAFKNGAELKQLLLSDADKFALAFTEKLATYALRRGMTFSDREELKQISDQAQSSDYKIQSLIEAFVTSPLFQKR; this comes from the coding sequence ATGATTTCCTCCCCGTCACGTCCCATCTTCCCTTTCCCTCTCCCTCTCCCAGTACTGGGTATGGCCGCCTTGCTGGCAGCAGGGTCTTGCCCCTCCCTCTGGTCGGCAGAGTCAACTGCCGCCGCAGGGACTGGCACCCCTGCCGGACTCGATGACGTCGTACGTCCTTTCTTCCAGCAGCACTGCAACGCCTGCCACGGGGAGAAGAAGCAGAAGGCGGATCTGCGCACGGACACGCTCCTGATCAACGCCCGCTCTCCCAAGACCATGGGGCACTGGGAGGAGATCATGAACCGGATCAACTCCGGCGACATGCCACCTGACGATGAGCCGCGCCCCGCCCCCGCTGAGGTGGCCAAAGTCGCCGAGTGGATTGTGGGCCAGCTCCGCGAGGCGGAAGCACAGAACCAGGCTTCCGGTGCGGAGCGTGTCTCCTTTCGCAAGCTCTCCCGGCGCGAGTATGCAAACAGCGTCCGCGACCTGCTAGGGGTGAACTTTGATGTCAAAGGCCCTTCCGGTCTGCCGGAGGACCCGGACTGGCACGGCTTCGAGCGCATCGGGCCAGTGCTGACATTGTCTCCCGCTCATGTTGAGAAGCACCTTGCTGCCGCAGAGGCCGTCTTGGATGAAGCTCTCTCCCTCCGTCCGGAGCCCAAGCGCGACGTCATCCGGTGGATGCCGTTTGACATGCGCTGGAAGGGATTCGCAAAGGAGTACGAAGCCCGGGGCATCGCAGATCAGGTACGCATCGAGATCGTCCCGAACAACTACACCACAGACACCTGGCCCCTGGAGGTGAAAACCACGGGAGACTACCTCCTGCGGGTGAAGCTCAGCGGTCTGCGTCCGGAGGGGGGCCGGGCTCCCCGCCTGAAGGTGTACATGTCCAGCGTGGACAAGACCTTGCTGGAGCAGGATGTGGATGCCCCGGAGAACTCGCCCATCACCGTGGAGGCCCGCGTGCACCTGATCGCCGGGAAGTATCCGATCCGCCTCATCAACTCCGTGCCCGGGCCCAATCCGGAAGCCCGTCGCTCCCGCCACTCTGGCACCGCCAATGCCTTCACCACCACGAAGAGCCGCGTGCCGTGGCAGATGAAGCTGACGGATGATGACTACAAGCCCATCCAGCCCACGTTGATCATCGACTCCGTGGAGTGGGACGGGCCCATCGTGGAGTCCTGGCCCACCCCCGCGCACCAGCGCGCCTTCTTCCGTGGCAGTGATGTCCCCGAGCAAGACAAGGACATCCCGTATGCCCGGGAGATCCTCGCCCGCTTCGCGGAGAAGGCCTGGCGTCGCCCGGTGCAGCCCGGAGAAATTGATCGTTTCCTGAAACCTGTGGAGAAAGCCCAGCAACTGGGCGAGGGCTTCGAGTCCGCTGTCCGCGGTGGCTTGGTGGCCATCTTGTGCTCGAAAAGCTTCCTTTATCTGGAGGAGGGCAACGCGTCCCACGGCTCCCCCCGCCTGACCGACTGGGAGCTTGCCTCCCGCCTCTCCTACTTCTTGTGGAGCAGCATGCCAGACGACCGCCTGCTCAACCAGGCGCGATCCGGCAAACTCCACGAACCGGAAGTACTCCGTGCAGAAGTGCGGCGTATGCTGGCCGATCCCAAGGCCGCGGAATTCTCCGACAGCTTCCCCCGCCAGTGGCTGCTACTGCGCAAGGTGGGCATGTTCCCGCCGGACAAAGTGCTCTACCCTGAATACGATGAAAACCTGGAGCAGAGCATGGTGGCGGAGACGGTGGGTTTCTTTGGCGAGGTGCTGAAGAAGAATGACAGCCTGCGTGCTTTCCTCGATTCCGACTGGACCATGCTCAATGAGCGTCTGGCCGCGCACTACGGCATCCCGGGCGTCCGGGGGGACAAAGTGCAGCGCGTCTCACTGAAACCAGAAGATCACCGCGGAGGATTGCTCACGCAGGGAGCGATTCTCAGCCTCAGTTCAGACGGGACCCGTCATCGCCCCGTGCACCGGGGCGTATGGGTGCTGGAGTCCATCATCGGCAAGCCCCCGCCCCCGCCCCCTGCGAACGTGCCCGCGCTCACCACGCCGGCTGCTGGAGAGAAGAAGGTGACCGTGCGCGAGAAACTGGAGCAGCATCGTGCGGATCCAAACTGCACCGCCTGCCACAACAAGATCGATCCCCTGGGCGTCGCCTTCGACAACTATGACGCCATCGGTCGCTGGCGCACCGTGGAGACAGTACGTGATGGCACCGGCGCGGATCCCCAGCTCGATCCCAGTGGAGCCCTGCCCGACGGCCGCGCCTTCAAGAACGGAGCCGAACTCAAGCAACTGCTCCTCTCCGACGCCGACAAGTTCGCCCTCGCCTTCACCGAAAAACTGGCCACCTACGCCCTGCGTCGCGGCATGACCTTCAGCGACCGTGAGGAACTGAAGCAGATCTCCGATCAGGCTCAGTCCTCCGACTACAAGATCCAATCCCTCATCGAAGCCTTCGTCACCAGCCCTCTCTTCCAGAAGCGCTAA
- a CDS encoding response regulator transcription factor → MADASAPSHSPVPVWLVEDHKTYGERLMRALNRLDGITCGQRFTAVEDAVARLQAVGGSDPPAVLLLDVELPGMSGIEGIASLKAHAPNLAIVILTVFEDDDKIFRAICAGAAGYLLKTAGVEDIAGAIRTAASGGSPINPAIARRVLEMFSKVNAGRAGDQGNTVGSEGAVNRGGQVSYGLTPRELQILELLVQGHTIKQAAGEMGIGYYTADEYIRSVYEKLQVRSRGGAIAKAVKERLV, encoded by the coding sequence ATGGCTGACGCATCTGCCCCTTCTCATTCCCCTGTGCCTGTCTGGCTGGTGGAGGATCACAAAACCTATGGCGAGCGGCTCATGCGGGCTCTCAACCGGCTGGACGGCATCACCTGTGGACAGCGATTCACCGCGGTGGAGGATGCCGTGGCCCGGTTGCAAGCGGTGGGTGGCAGCGATCCTCCGGCAGTGCTGCTGTTGGATGTGGAACTCCCTGGCATGAGCGGCATTGAGGGAATCGCGTCCTTGAAGGCTCATGCGCCGAACCTGGCAATCGTCATTCTCACCGTGTTCGAAGATGACGACAAGATCTTCCGCGCCATCTGCGCCGGTGCCGCAGGCTATCTGCTGAAAACCGCCGGGGTGGAGGACATTGCCGGGGCCATCAGGACGGCAGCCAGCGGAGGATCACCCATCAATCCCGCAATCGCCAGGCGGGTGCTGGAGATGTTCTCCAAAGTGAATGCAGGACGGGCGGGGGATCAAGGAAACACCGTTGGGTCAGAAGGAGCAGTGAACCGCGGAGGTCAGGTCTCGTACGGCCTGACCCCTCGGGAGCTGCAGATCCTGGAGCTGCTGGTGCAGGGGCACACCATCAAGCAGGCAGCGGGAGAGATGGGCATCGGCTACTACACGGCGGACGAGTACATCCGCAGCGTGTACGAGAAGCTACAGGTGCGCAGTCGTGGTGGAGCGATTGCCAAAGCCGTGAAAGAACGGTTGGTTTGA